Proteins from one Nakamurella multipartita DSM 44233 genomic window:
- a CDS encoding PDGLE domain-containing protein, with translation MSRRSIGLFIAGGLALALLLAFAVSPWASSEPDGLERVALDQGFAENATEHATGGSPLADYSVSGVDHGALSTGLSGVIGVLLCFALGAGLLVAIRWSRRRSVARTSAARD, from the coding sequence ATGAGCCGCCGGTCGATCGGCCTGTTCATCGCCGGCGGCCTCGCGCTGGCGTTGCTGCTGGCGTTCGCGGTCAGCCCCTGGGCCAGCTCCGAGCCGGACGGCTTGGAGCGGGTCGCGCTGGACCAGGGCTTCGCCGAGAACGCCACCGAACATGCGACCGGGGGCAGCCCGCTGGCCGACTACTCGGTGAGCGGCGTCGACCACGGCGCGCTGTCCACCGGCCTGTCCGGGGTCATCGGGGTGCTGCTGTGCTTCGCCCTCGGGGCGGGGCTGCTGGTCGCGATCCGCTGGTCGCGCCGCCGCTCGGTCGCACGCACGTCCGCCGCGCGGGACTGA
- a CDS encoding energy-coupling factor ABC transporter permease, which produces MHIPDGFINAPTSIVGGVLAAGLIAVSIKKAGDALDDRQLPLAGLVAAFIFALQMLNFPVAGGTSGHLLGGCLAAVLVGPWVGSLAMSVVFIVQALVFADGGLTALGLNIILMGYTTCFVGYGIFRLLRLVLPRSRTGVTLAAGGAGWCGVVAASIVFVGYYAIGGTGGASTGTVAVAMIGVHMLIGIGEAVITGLTVGAVMATRPDLVYGAQDLRAALVTGDPAGQPS; this is translated from the coding sequence ATGCACATCCCCGACGGGTTCATCAACGCGCCGACGTCCATCGTCGGCGGGGTGCTGGCGGCCGGTCTGATCGCGGTGTCGATCAAGAAGGCGGGCGACGCGCTGGACGACCGGCAGCTGCCGCTGGCCGGCCTGGTCGCGGCCTTCATCTTCGCCCTGCAGATGCTCAACTTTCCGGTTGCCGGCGGCACCAGCGGGCATCTGCTCGGCGGCTGTCTGGCCGCCGTGCTGGTCGGTCCGTGGGTCGGCAGCCTGGCCATGTCGGTGGTGTTCATCGTGCAGGCGCTGGTCTTCGCCGACGGCGGCCTGACCGCGCTGGGCCTGAACATCATCCTGATGGGCTACACCACCTGCTTCGTCGGCTACGGCATCTTCCGGCTGCTGCGCCTGGTGCTGCCCCGCTCCAGGACGGGCGTCACCCTGGCCGCCGGCGGGGCCGGCTGGTGCGGGGTGGTCGCCGCATCGATCGTCTTCGTCGGGTATTACGCGATCGGCGGGACGGGCGGCGCGTCGACCGGCACCGTCGCGGTGGCCATGATCGGAGTGCACATGCTGATCGGCATCGGCGAGGCGGTGATCACCGGCCTGACCGTCGGTGCGGTGATGGCCACCCGGCCCGACCTGGTCTACGGCGCGCAGGACCTGCGCGCCGCCCTGGTCACCGGCGATCCGGCCGGGCAGCCGTCATGA
- a CDS encoding ArsR/SmtB family transcription factor, which yields MDTPTADPGHTLGAADPGVIDDWAELFQALSDTNRLRILLAVHHAPGMNVTDLADTVGMTANATSHALAALRVRGIVRAERSGRERRWSIASDEIHTLLHQVGATHSPLHPEH from the coding sequence GTGGACACACCGACCGCGGACCCCGGCCACACCCTCGGGGCGGCCGATCCCGGAGTGATCGACGACTGGGCCGAGCTGTTCCAGGCCCTGTCGGACACGAACCGGCTGCGCATCCTGCTGGCCGTGCACCACGCCCCGGGGATGAACGTCACCGACCTGGCCGACACCGTCGGGATGACCGCCAACGCGACCTCGCACGCGCTGGCCGCGCTGCGGGTGCGGGGCATCGTGCGGGCCGAGCGGTCGGGTCGCGAGCGCCGGTGGAGCATCGCCAGCGACGAGATCCACACGCTGCTGCACCAGGTCGGCGCCACCCACTCGCCGCTGCACCCCGAACACTGA
- a CDS encoding DUF1295 domain-containing protein, with the protein MNGFLIVTAAALATAAAVMAVSFLAGRVTGKYSVIDAAWGPGFAAIALVTFVVSGLVAGSSAGQSPGDGTLRLLVLGMVVVWGLRLGTYILIRNHGKPEDPRYAEMLADAGGPGVIVRKVQLPQGVTMWFVSLPVQVAMVLPGPAGPIIWVGLAVYLVGLVFETVGDAQLAAFTRDPANKGKLMDRGLWRYTRHPNYFGDACVWVGIFLTVTWSWWGWLTVLSPALMIWLLVAKTGKALTERRMSQSRPGYADYVARTSGFVPWPPRRSSSGPSGGPSGSSGGSAGSTVANQS; encoded by the coding sequence ATGAATGGCTTCCTGATCGTCACCGCGGCCGCGTTGGCGACCGCCGCGGCGGTGATGGCGGTGTCCTTCCTGGCCGGGCGGGTGACCGGCAAGTACTCGGTGATCGACGCGGCCTGGGGGCCGGGGTTCGCGGCGATCGCGCTGGTGACTTTCGTCGTTTCGGGCCTGGTCGCGGGCTCGTCCGCCGGCCAGAGCCCGGGCGATGGCACGCTGCGCCTGCTGGTGCTGGGCATGGTGGTGGTGTGGGGGCTGCGGCTGGGGACTTACATCCTGATCCGCAACCACGGCAAGCCCGAGGATCCGCGGTACGCCGAGATGCTGGCCGATGCCGGTGGACCCGGCGTGATCGTGCGCAAGGTGCAACTGCCCCAGGGCGTGACCATGTGGTTCGTCTCGCTGCCGGTGCAGGTGGCGATGGTGCTGCCGGGGCCGGCCGGACCGATCATCTGGGTCGGGTTGGCCGTGTACCTGGTCGGCCTGGTCTTCGAGACCGTCGGGGACGCCCAGCTGGCCGCCTTCACCCGCGACCCGGCCAACAAGGGCAAGCTGATGGACCGCGGCCTGTGGCGCTACACCCGGCACCCGAACTACTTCGGCGACGCCTGCGTCTGGGTCGGCATCTTCCTGACCGTGACCTGGTCCTGGTGGGGTTGGCTGACGGTGCTCTCACCCGCGCTGATGATCTGGCTGCTGGTGGCCAAGACCGGCAAGGCGCTCACCGAGCGGCGGATGAGCCAGTCCCGCCCCGGCTACGCCGACTACGTCGCCCGCACCTCGGGGTTCGTGCCCTGGCCGCCGCGGCGGTCCTCGTCCGGCCCGTCCGGAGGCCCGTCCGGCTCGTCCGGCGGTTCGGCGGGCAGCACGGTGGCCAACCAGTCGTAG
- a CDS encoding SAM-dependent methyltransferase, with amino-acid sequence MPITSAQRIAGVAEHVLGGPLPIRIRAWDGSETGPPEAPTLVVSRRALRRLVYSPGELGLAEGYLAGDLEVEGDLAAGLSAVWAATRQGDLARPRLRLTDYPRLAVAAARLGALGRRPPRPGAHALLSGDKHSRDRDRAAIAHHYDLSNEFYELLLGPTMAYSCAYFTQGPDQDLDDAQRAKLDLICRKLGLGPGQRHLDIGCGWGSLICHAAEHYGTRSVGVTLSRAQYDFVAKRVAAAGLSDLVTVRLADYRELIGSGTDRAAFDAVTSIEMGEHVGDDEYPVFARILHDVLRPGGRALVQQMSRGRTQAGGGPFIETYIAPDMHMKPVGSTVSMLGEAGLEVRDVHALREHYGWTALAWLRILEDRWAEVVAMTGEVNARVWRLYLIGGGLAFEQNRMGVDQILACRPDEGGATPGRSGMPPTRRAWERD; translated from the coding sequence GTGCCGATCACGTCCGCGCAACGCATCGCCGGGGTCGCCGAGCATGTGCTCGGCGGCCCGCTGCCCATCCGGATCCGGGCGTGGGACGGCAGCGAGACCGGACCGCCGGAGGCGCCGACGCTGGTGGTCAGCCGGCGGGCGTTGCGCCGGCTGGTGTATTCGCCCGGGGAACTGGGCCTGGCCGAGGGGTACCTGGCCGGCGATTTGGAGGTCGAGGGTGATCTGGCGGCGGGGTTGTCCGCGGTGTGGGCGGCCACCCGCCAGGGGGACCTGGCCCGGCCGCGGTTGCGGCTGACGGACTACCCGCGGCTCGCGGTGGCCGCCGCCCGGTTGGGGGCGCTCGGGCGTCGCCCGCCCCGCCCCGGCGCCCACGCGCTGCTGTCCGGGGACAAGCACTCCCGGGACCGGGATCGGGCCGCCATCGCCCACCACTACGACCTGTCGAACGAGTTCTACGAACTTCTGCTCGGCCCGACCATGGCCTACTCCTGCGCCTACTTCACCCAGGGCCCGGACCAGGACCTGGACGACGCGCAACGGGCCAAGCTGGACTTGATCTGCCGCAAGCTGGGGCTCGGCCCCGGCCAGCGGCACCTGGACATCGGCTGCGGCTGGGGCTCGCTGATCTGCCACGCCGCCGAGCACTACGGCACCCGCTCGGTCGGGGTCACCCTGTCCCGTGCGCAGTACGACTTCGTCGCCAAGCGGGTCGCCGCGGCCGGCCTGAGCGACCTGGTCACCGTCCGGCTGGCCGACTACCGCGAGCTGATCGGCAGCGGCACCGACCGGGCCGCTTTCGACGCCGTGACCAGCATCGAGATGGGCGAGCACGTCGGCGACGACGAGTACCCGGTGTTCGCCCGGATCCTGCACGACGTGCTGCGGCCCGGCGGCCGGGCGCTGGTGCAGCAGATGTCCCGCGGTCGCACCCAGGCCGGTGGCGGCCCGTTCATCGAGACCTACATCGCCCCGGACATGCACATGAAGCCGGTCGGCAGCACGGTGTCGATGCTCGGCGAGGCCGGGCTGGAGGTCCGCGACGTGCACGCGCTGCGCGAGCACTACGGCTGGACGGCCCTGGCCTGGCTCCGGATCCTGGAGGACCGCTGGGCGGAGGTGGTGGCGATGACCGGTGAGGTCAACGCCCGCGTCTGGCGGCTGTACCTGATCGGCGGCGGGCTGGCCTTCGAGCAGAACCGGATGGGCGTCGACCAGATCCTGGCCTGCCGGCCCGACGAGGGCGGCGCCACCCCGGGCCGGTCCGGGATGCCGCCGACCCGCCGGGCCTGGGAGCGGGACTGA
- a CDS encoding universal stress protein — translation MTGVRQQILVGLDGSPESLTAARWAAREAGLRHVAVQLVHAFDIPVFAGWGYAIPTDLTEELYRAGEQLLADVAHQLRAQDPELEITGRQVRADPRPVLVQWSERAVLTVVGTRGGGRIPEAILGSVTQHLTAHGRSPVAVIPAGTMRDDGAPAGPVVLGVDGSRTSEAAVEFAFDEADRRRAALHAVLVVDDVAPRGSGWAVAPDAAADEEHAVLAEQLAGWAEKYPDVVVTPQVRHGRTVPELLRADPQGPAPELIVVGSRGRGGFSGLLLGSTSHALIGHSPWPVVVVRGAVTERP, via the coding sequence ATGACTGGCGTCCGGCAGCAGATCCTCGTCGGACTGGACGGATCGCCGGAATCCCTGACCGCCGCCCGTTGGGCCGCCCGCGAGGCCGGGTTGCGGCATGTGGCCGTGCAGTTGGTGCACGCCTTCGACATCCCGGTGTTCGCCGGGTGGGGCTACGCGATCCCGACGGACTTGACCGAGGAGCTCTACCGTGCCGGGGAGCAGTTGCTCGCCGACGTCGCCCATCAGTTGCGGGCGCAGGACCCCGAGCTGGAGATCACCGGCCGCCAGGTGCGGGCCGACCCGCGCCCGGTGCTGGTCCAGTGGTCCGAGCGGGCCGTGCTGACGGTGGTCGGCACCCGAGGCGGCGGGCGGATCCCCGAGGCGATCCTCGGCTCGGTCACCCAGCACCTGACCGCCCACGGCCGGTCCCCGGTCGCCGTCATCCCGGCCGGCACGATGCGGGATGACGGTGCTCCGGCCGGGCCGGTGGTGCTGGGCGTCGACGGGTCGCGGACCAGTGAGGCCGCCGTCGAGTTCGCCTTCGACGAGGCCGACCGGCGCCGCGCCGCCCTGCACGCCGTGCTGGTCGTCGACGACGTCGCCCCGCGCGGCTCCGGGTGGGCGGTCGCGCCGGACGCGGCCGCCGACGAGGAACACGCCGTGCTGGCCGAACAGCTCGCCGGCTGGGCCGAGAAGTACCCGGACGTCGTCGTCACGCCGCAGGTACGTCACGGCCGGACCGTGCCGGAGCTGCTCCGCGCGGACCCGCAGGGCCCGGCGCCCGAGTTGATCGTCGTCGGCAGCCGCGGCCGGGGCGGCTTCTCCGGCCTGCTGCTGGGCTCCACCAGCCACGCTCTGATCGGCCACAGCCCCTGGCCGGTCGTCGTGGTCCGCGGCGCGGTCACCGAGCGCCCATGA
- the thiE gene encoding thiamine phosphate synthase — translation MAPRPLDLTLYLVTDTRLCGATGSNGADGVAATVRAAVAGGVTAVQVRDPDAADEEFVRIGRAVAAVLAGTGVPLIVNDRVHLVARIGADGAHVGQGDLDPVAARRILGPDKLLGLSVQTLAHAEAAAALPAGCVDHLGVGPVWWQATKPDAADPGGLSALSAIVRRSPVPCVAIGGIDAERAAHVRATGAAGVAVVSAICGQPDPAAAARRIRDSWAAAGSSSRGAG, via the coding sequence ATGGCGCCCCGCCCGCTCGACCTGACGTTGTACCTGGTCACCGACACCCGGCTGTGCGGCGCGACCGGCTCGAACGGCGCCGACGGGGTGGCCGCGACGGTCCGGGCGGCCGTCGCCGGCGGGGTCACCGCCGTGCAGGTGCGGGACCCCGACGCCGCCGACGAGGAGTTCGTCCGGATCGGGCGAGCGGTGGCCGCAGTGCTGGCCGGCACCGGCGTCCCGTTGATCGTCAACGACCGGGTGCACCTGGTCGCCCGGATCGGCGCCGACGGTGCGCACGTCGGCCAGGGCGACCTGGACCCGGTCGCGGCCCGTCGCATCCTCGGGCCGGACAAGCTGCTCGGCCTGTCGGTGCAGACCCTGGCCCACGCCGAGGCGGCCGCCGCCCTGCCCGCCGGGTGTGTCGACCACCTGGGCGTCGGGCCGGTCTGGTGGCAGGCGACCAAGCCCGACGCCGCCGACCCGGGCGGGCTGAGCGCGCTCTCGGCGATCGTCCGGCGCAGCCCGGTGCCCTGCGTGGCCATCGGCGGCATCGACGCCGAACGGGCCGCTCACGTCCGGGCGACCGGCGCCGCCGGGGTCGCCGTGGTCAGCGCGATCTGCGGGCAGCCCGACCCGGCCGCCGCCGCCCGCCGCATCCGCGACTCCTGGGCCGCCGCCGGCTCGTCGTCCCGCGGGGCGGGCTGA
- the thiM gene encoding hydroxyethylthiazole kinase, whose translation MTDIRPGDCADALAQVREHSPLVQCLTNIVVAQWTANVLLAVGAAPAMVDNPQEAGAFARIAGGVLINLGTPYADTAAAMEQAVAGATDAGTPWVLDPVAAGALAWRTEIAGTLLAAGPTVLRGNASEVMALTGGAGGKGVESVDTPEAALDAAVELAGRHGTVVAISGPVDHLTDGTRVVRVSNGHPLLTKVTGVGCALGAMIAGFAAVLDDPLLAAVGATATLTVCGDRAAAAAAGPGSFAVALLDQLALLTPAELADRVRLS comes from the coding sequence ATGACCGACATCCGTCCCGGCGACTGCGCCGACGCCCTGGCGCAAGTGCGCGAGCACTCGCCGTTGGTGCAGTGCCTGACCAACATCGTCGTCGCGCAGTGGACGGCGAACGTGCTGCTGGCGGTCGGCGCGGCCCCGGCCATGGTGGACAACCCGCAGGAGGCCGGTGCCTTCGCCCGCATCGCGGGCGGGGTGCTGATCAACCTGGGCACCCCCTATGCGGACACCGCCGCGGCCATGGAGCAGGCCGTGGCCGGGGCCACCGACGCCGGCACCCCCTGGGTGCTCGATCCGGTCGCGGCCGGCGCCCTGGCCTGGCGCACCGAGATCGCCGGGACGCTGCTGGCGGCCGGCCCGACCGTGCTGCGGGGCAACGCCTCGGAGGTGATGGCGCTGACCGGCGGCGCCGGCGGCAAGGGCGTGGAGTCGGTGGACACCCCGGAGGCCGCGCTGGACGCCGCGGTCGAGCTGGCCGGCCGGCACGGCACCGTGGTGGCGATCAGCGGCCCCGTCGACCACCTGACCGACGGCACCCGGGTGGTCCGGGTCAGCAACGGCCATCCGCTGCTGACCAAGGTGACCGGCGTCGGCTGCGCGCTCGGCGCGATGATCGCCGGCTTTGCCGCCGTGCTGGACGACCCGCTGCTGGCCGCGGTCGGCGCCACCGCCACCCTGACCGTCTGCGGGGACCGGGCCGCCGCCGCGGCCGCCGGCCCGGGCTCGTTCGCGGTCGCCCTGCTGGACCAGCTCGCGCTGCTGACCCCGGCCGAGCTCGCCGACCGGGTCCGGCTCAGCTGA
- a CDS encoding MMPL family transporter — translation MPKHESSAPAGEAVATATDDPPRRPARRSAVLRAVGLIGVVVIWLLIAGLGGPAIGSLSSVQSNDQESFLPAGAESVAATEAAKAFSDSGQLPAFVVFTTDGSTATQQQLASWGAYTQTLASQPVGVDGALGTVGDYLIDAPDGQPVPIPLVPSADGQAALVIVPLSQDKVTAVDASGKAPLTEVVKSLRTAGQAVVDADAAGGSVHLTGPAGLISDLGAAFAGIDGLLLLVALSAVLIILVLVYRAVALPFVVLFTSISALAAAGGLVYLLAKNDVLKLNGQSQGILFILVVGAATDYGLLLVSRYREELTRVDSTWIAIKRAWRACLEPIAASAGTVIIGLLCLLLSDLNSNKGLGPVGAIGIAASFVAALTLLPALLMAGRWLFWPRIPRVAEHVGGAHAISHRGKPGLWEKVSVFVVRRPRRIWIVTVIVLGALCAFVPTFKAAGTAQTDVFLTEVDSIAGQDALTEHFPGGSGNPVIIIAPEAIADEVVAAAAGVEGISGEPAVLTAAGVGPQAAGLPPLVVDGKVQIEATLTAASDSEAAEETVRAVRTAVHAVPGANGQVLVGGTTAIQVDTNDTSSRDLKVIIPVVLVAILFVLILLLRSLIAALLLVAATVLSFGAALGVSALMFNHVFDFPGSDPAVPLFAFVFLVALGVDYSIFLMTRAREEVAFHGPHDGVMRGLAVTGGVITSAGLVLAATFAALAVIPILFLAQIAFIVAFGVLLDTFVVRTLLVPAVAIDMGWFTWWPIRPKPTKHQLAQRTPPAEASSPVPVDH, via the coding sequence CACGAATCATCCGCCCCGGCCGGCGAGGCCGTCGCCACCGCGACGGACGACCCGCCCCGCCGCCCCGCCCGCCGCTCGGCGGTGCTGCGGGCCGTCGGCCTGATCGGCGTCGTGGTGATCTGGCTGCTCATCGCCGGCCTGGGTGGCCCGGCCATCGGCTCGCTGTCCTCCGTGCAGTCCAACGATCAGGAATCGTTCCTGCCGGCCGGGGCCGAGTCCGTGGCCGCCACCGAGGCGGCCAAGGCATTCAGCGACTCCGGGCAGCTGCCCGCCTTCGTCGTGTTCACCACCGACGGGAGCACCGCCACCCAGCAGCAGCTGGCGTCGTGGGGGGCCTACACGCAGACCCTGGCCAGCCAACCGGTCGGCGTCGACGGCGCGCTGGGCACGGTCGGCGACTACCTGATCGACGCGCCGGACGGCCAGCCCGTCCCGATCCCGCTGGTCCCGTCCGCCGACGGGCAGGCGGCCCTGGTCATCGTGCCGTTGTCGCAGGACAAGGTGACCGCGGTCGACGCCAGCGGCAAGGCTCCGCTCACCGAGGTGGTCAAGAGCTTGCGGACCGCCGGCCAGGCCGTCGTCGACGCCGATGCGGCCGGCGGCTCGGTGCACCTCACCGGCCCGGCCGGGCTGATCTCCGACCTCGGCGCCGCCTTCGCCGGCATCGACGGCCTGCTGTTGCTGGTCGCGCTGTCCGCGGTGCTGATCATCCTGGTGCTGGTCTACCGGGCGGTCGCGCTGCCTTTCGTCGTGCTGTTCACCTCGATCAGTGCGCTGGCCGCGGCCGGCGGGCTGGTCTACCTGCTGGCCAAGAACGACGTGCTCAAGCTGAACGGGCAGAGTCAGGGCATCCTGTTCATCCTGGTCGTCGGCGCCGCAACCGACTACGGGCTGCTGCTGGTCTCCCGCTACCGGGAGGAACTGACCCGGGTCGACTCGACCTGGATCGCGATCAAGCGGGCCTGGCGGGCGTGCCTGGAGCCGATCGCGGCCAGCGCCGGCACCGTGATCATCGGCCTGCTGTGCCTGCTGCTGTCCGACCTGAACTCCAACAAGGGCCTCGGGCCGGTCGGCGCGATCGGCATCGCCGCCTCCTTCGTCGCCGCGCTCACCCTGCTGCCGGCCCTGCTGATGGCCGGGCGCTGGTTGTTCTGGCCGCGGATCCCGCGGGTTGCCGAGCACGTCGGCGGCGCGCACGCGATCAGCCACCGGGGCAAGCCCGGGCTGTGGGAGAAGGTGTCCGTGTTCGTCGTCCGCCGGCCTCGGCGGATCTGGATCGTCACCGTCATCGTGCTGGGTGCGCTGTGCGCGTTCGTGCCGACCTTCAAGGCCGCCGGCACGGCGCAGACCGACGTCTTCCTCACCGAGGTCGACTCGATCGCCGGCCAGGACGCGCTGACCGAACACTTTCCGGGCGGTTCGGGCAACCCCGTGATCATCATCGCGCCGGAGGCGATCGCCGACGAGGTGGTCGCCGCGGCGGCCGGGGTGGAGGGGATCTCCGGGGAACCGGCCGTGCTCACCGCGGCCGGGGTCGGCCCGCAGGCCGCCGGCCTGCCGCCGCTGGTGGTCGACGGCAAGGTGCAGATCGAGGCCACCCTGACCGCGGCCAGCGACTCCGAGGCGGCCGAGGAGACCGTTCGCGCGGTGCGCACCGCCGTGCATGCCGTGCCCGGCGCGAACGGCCAGGTGCTCGTCGGCGGGACCACCGCCATCCAGGTCGACACCAACGACACCTCCTCCCGCGACCTGAAGGTGATCATCCCGGTCGTGCTGGTGGCGATCCTGTTCGTGCTGATCCTGCTGCTGCGTTCGCTGATCGCGGCCCTGCTGCTGGTGGCCGCCACCGTGCTCTCGTTCGGCGCGGCGCTGGGGGTGTCGGCGTTGATGTTCAACCACGTCTTCGACTTCCCCGGCTCGGACCCGGCGGTGCCGCTGTTCGCGTTCGTGTTCCTGGTCGCGCTGGGGGTCGACTACTCGATCTTCCTGATGACCCGGGCCCGGGAGGAGGTGGCGTTCCACGGTCCGCACGACGGCGTGATGCGGGGGCTGGCCGTCACCGGCGGGGTGATCACCAGCGCGGGCCTGGTCCTGGCCGCGACGTTCGCCGCGCTCGCCGTGATCCCCATCCTGTTCCTGGCCCAGATCGCCTTCATCGTCGCCTTCGGCGTGCTGCTGGACACCTTCGTCGTGCGCACCCTGCTGGTGCCGGCGGTCGCGATCGACATGGGCTGGTTCACCTGGTGGCCGATCCGTCCCAAGCCGACCAAACACCAACTCGCCCAGCGGACGCCGCCGGCCGAGGCGTCCTCGCCGGTGCCCGTCGACCACTGA